Within Candidatus Trichorickettsia mobilis, the genomic segment TCCCGAGAACGGGTAAATATTACCCCAGCAGCCCCCGCACCAAAACATCTCGTCTCTCGGTAGATGTACGGTAGATGCGGCACAATCTATTACGCACGCACTTTGCGCTAGTGCGTTGCCGAACAAAAACACTTCCGGATTAAGTAGAGTTTGTAGTTTTTCGTCGTTCCAAGTAACGTCAAGCTCGGATATATACGCCACGTCAAAGGTTGATTGCTCTAAGCAGATAAAATCGGTGATTAGCTCAAGCCAATAAATGAGAGGATAAATATAATAATGGACGTGGTAAAACGAGCGATGAGAATGATGATCGCCGTAACCTCTAGCATAACTACTGACTTTATTCGAGTGGCCGCTAGCTAACTGCAATCCACCTAAATTAACCATACAATAAGGCGTTCTGGTAATATCGACAAGTCTTACCGGCTCCCAGAATCCGATAGAAATTCCCGGCACGGGAACGTTAGCTTTGGTACATAAACAAAGCGGAGAACTCGGGTTTTTAGTATCTCTTTTTTTCGGAGTGCTGCCTTTGCCGATATTAAAGCCGCCGATAGAAATCGGTAGCAAGCATGACCAACAGACATCCGTTATAGGATTAACGAATTTACCCTGGCAAGTACTAGCGTAACTTGACATAGGTGCTAAAATAATCATAATTAGCACGATGATGATTTTCCTATGATTCATCCCGCCTCCCCCGACAATCCTGCAAGACGCCTCGCGGGAGGTAGAATCTTTTATGTTATCGTTCATTTTCTTTACTTCATGTTGTTTTGCATATTTGTTTATTTCTATATTTTTGTTATAATTTTCTTCTTTTTTAATTTTAAAAATCAAATATGAATTTATTAAAAAACCACTATCTTAATTTAGTAATAGCCGTTGCTTTAACCTTTGTACCGAACGCCTCCGTATTTGCGGCTACGACAGAGCCGGATAACGTAATTATTAGCGTATTCATGAAGCTAATTAATTTTAGTAAAAATAATCCGTTAGATAGTGCTTTTATATTACTCTGCATCCGCGCCGTTCTTTATCTTTATTCTCATGACAATTTAACGATTCTCATTTGGTCGGTAATTATCTGCTTAATTACTACCCTTATTATTCAGCTGGTTTGTTAAATAATTTAGTTTTAAGTAACGTGAGAACGGTTTTATATCCATTTTTTTAAGTAAAATCGTACAATATTCTTTACGATCTTTAACAAGAAAATAAGACTGAATAAAAATCACGTTATCGGTTCTAAACCAATAATTATTTTGCTCTACTTTTTCTAAAACAAGCCCGCTGTTATATAAAGCAAGCGTTAATTGATCAATGTTACCTTGAAAATTTAATTCATGATATTCGGTATTCGTCGCATGTGTTTTTAAATTAAAAGTATTTTCTACAAAACGAGCTATAATAATTGAAATTTGCATCAGTATCGTAGCAATACAAAACGTAGCCGATAATGCTTTGGCGTTAAGAACATCGTCTTTGTCTATTAGCCACCAACCGAAACTAACGCTTAAGCCGAAAATAATTGAAAGTTCAATATCGTTGATACGTTGAAATTTTGATCGAGAATTATTTGTACGTATCTTCTTTTGTTTAAGCATTTTATCTTGCATACCGTGCTATCTTCCTCCGATATTAATTTCAGTAACCTTTAAATATTTACCCTCCGGTTCGACTATCGCAGGCACGTGTGCAATATTGAATTTGTTAGTTAACTCGCCG encodes:
- a CDS encoding TraU family protein, with product MSSYASTCQGKFVNPITDVCWSCLLPISIGGFNIGKGSTPKKRDTKNPSSPLCLCTKANVPVPGISIGFWEPVRLVDITRTPYCMVNLGGLQLASGHSNKVSSYARGYGDHHSHRSFYHVHYYIYPLIYWLELITDFICLEQSTFDVAYISELDVTWNDEKLQTLLNPEVFLFGNALAQSACVIDCAASTVHLPRDEMFWCGGCWGNIYPFSG